GAGTACGAAATACATGGCCAAGTCCCTTTCCTACGCGGATGCAGGCGTCGACATTGATAAAGCCAACCGGTTGGTGGACAGGATCAAAACAATCGTCAAATCAACCCCCCGCCAGGGAGTGATCGGCGGCATTGGCGGATTCGGCGGATTGTTTTCCCTGAACACCGAGCAATACGAAAGGCCTGTGCTTGTCAGCTCCACGGACGGCGTGGGAACCAAATTGCGCGTGGCTATCATGATGGACAAGCACGACACCATAGGCATCGACCTGGTGGCCATGAGCGTGAACGACATTCTGGTTCAAGGCGCCAAGCCCTTATTTTTCCTGGACTACCTGTCCATGGGAAAACTGAACGAAAACACCGCCGCTGATATCATCGAGGGCGTGGCGGAAGGATGCCGCCAGGCCAATTGCGCCCTGATAGGCGGAGAAACCGCGGAAATGCCCGGCATGTATGAAGACGGCGACTACGATCTGGCAGGCTTCGCCGTGGGCATCGCCGACAATTTCAAAATCGTGGACGGTTCTGACGTGGGCCAGGGCAACGTGCTTTTGGGCATCGCCTCCACCGGGCTTCATTCCAACGGGTATTCCCTGGCCAGAAAGGTGTTTTTCGATCACCTGGACCTGAAGGTGGACTCCTACGTGGAGGACCTGGGGATGACCGTGGGCGAAGCCATGCTCGAACCCACCAAAATTTATGCGGAAATAGTCCGGAACCTTATCCGGGACATCCATGTTAACGGAATGGCCCATATTACCGGCGGCGGCATCATCGACAACCTGCCCCGAACCATTCCTCAGTCCTGTAAGGCCATTATCCGGGAAGGCTCCTGGGAGTACCCGGCCATTTTCCCGTTCATGAAAAAAGCCGGGGACATCGACGAAATGGAAATGATGCGCACTTTCAACAACGGCATTGGGCTGGTCGCCGTCATACCCGAACCCCAGGTCCAGGAAGCCCTGGAGCTGATGCAGGCCATGGGCGAAAAAGCCTATGTCATAGGCGAAATTGCCGCCCGCGGCGAAAATGACGATCGCATAGAATGGAAATAAAAGAATCAGGCGAATCCTGTCCGATTCCAGGTCCAAAAGCCAAACCCAAAACCTTCTTGGGGCGGTTTTTCGCCTGGATCGCCAAGGGGGCGGAGAATCAAACCTGCGCCTCCTGAGGGCCCAGACGGTCCGGCGCCGGGCAGGCGCCCAGAAAATAAAACTAAAAAATGCTCGCATTATATTATCCCCTCGCCGCTTTTCTGATTTGCCTTGCAGCCACTCCCGCGGTTCAATGGATGGCGCATAAAAGGGATTGGCTCGCCCATCCCACGGCGGACAGGTGGCACCAGAAGCCCACCGCTCTCATGGGAGGCATCGCCATTTATGCGGGCATCAGCATTCCCCTATACATTCTTTCGGACTTCACCATAGAAAAGAGCTTTGTCCCGGGCATCGCCCCCATGCACGCAGGCCCCCACGCGGGCGCCGTGCTGTGGCTTGGGGTCACCCTGCTTTTCATCCTGGGTCTGGTGGACGATTTTTTAAAAATCAAGCCCCAAAGCAAATTGCTGGGCCAGATTCTGGTGGCCTTGATGGCGACCTTTTTCGGATACCGGCTTTGCTGGTTCGAGTCCATGACCCTGGACACAATGATTTCCGTGTTCTGGATTGTCGGCATAACCAACGCCCTGAATCTATTGGATAACATGGACGGGCTTTGCGCCGGAGTCGGGGCCGCGGCCTCGTTTTTCCTGGCCATGCTGTTGTGGGACACCAACTTTATGCTGGCTGTCATGTGCCTGATTTTATGCGGGTCTTTGGCGGCCTTTCTGGTGTTTAACTTCAATCCGGCCTCCATTTTCATGGGAGATTGCGGCAGCCTGGTGATCGGCTTTACCCTGGCTTTTTTGAGCATTTGCTACGCCGGGTTTTCGGCGCCCCCCCACGGCATCGCCAAATATGCATGCCCCATCATGGTGATGATGGTCCCCATATTCGACACCTCTCTGGTGACCTTCATCCGGCTGCTATCCGGGCGAAAAGCCTCCATGGGCGGCAAGGACCACACCTCGCACCGGCTGGTGCTTATTGGGTTGTCGGAAAAAAAAGCGGCCCTGGCTTTGTACGCCATCGCCTCCATTTCCGGCCTGGCGGCCATGTTCGTGGACAAGCACGACACCCTGAGCACGCCCCTGGTGCTGGTCCCTTTGGCATTGGCCATTCTGCTCATGGGCGTGTACCTATCTCAGTTGCGGGTATATCCGGAAAAAGAGTTCTCCGTACTTAGGGATAAAACCTTTACGCCGGTTCTGATGGAACTGACCTACAAGCGCCAACTGGCCCTTGTGGTGC
The sequence above is drawn from the Desulfatibacillum aliphaticivorans DSM 15576 genome and encodes:
- the purM gene encoding phosphoribosylformylglycinamidine cyclo-ligase, yielding MAKSLSYADAGVDIDKANRLVDRIKTIVKSTPRQGVIGGIGGFGGLFSLNTEQYERPVLVSSTDGVGTKLRVAIMMDKHDTIGIDLVAMSVNDILVQGAKPLFFLDYLSMGKLNENTAADIIEGVAEGCRQANCALIGGETAEMPGMYEDGDYDLAGFAVGIADNFKIVDGSDVGQGNVLLGIASTGLHSNGYSLARKVFFDHLDLKVDSYVEDLGMTVGEAMLEPTKIYAEIVRNLIRDIHVNGMAHITGGGIIDNLPRTIPQSCKAIIREGSWEYPAIFPFMKKAGDIDEMEMMRTFNNGIGLVAVIPEPQVQEALELMQAMGEKAYVIGEIAARGENDDRIEWK
- a CDS encoding glycosyl transferase, yielding MLALYYPLAAFLICLAATPAVQWMAHKRDWLAHPTADRWHQKPTALMGGIAIYAGISIPLYILSDFTIEKSFVPGIAPMHAGPHAGAVLWLGVTLLFILGLVDDFLKIKPQSKLLGQILVALMATFFGYRLCWFESMTLDTMISVFWIVGITNALNLLDNMDGLCAGVGAAASFFLAMLLWDTNFMLAVMCLILCGSLAAFLVFNFNPASIFMGDCGSLVIGFTLAFLSICYAGFSAPPHGIAKYACPIMVMMVPIFDTSLVTFIRLLSGRKASMGGKDHTSHRLVLIGLSEKKAALALYAIASISGLAAMFVDKHDTLSTPLVLVPLALAILLMGVYLSQLRVYPEKEFSVLRDKTFTPVLMELTYKRQLALVVLDFWLIAFSYYMSYRLRFNLEDFKFYFEVFLQSLPIIIGCKITAFYAMGVYRGVWDSFSFNDIYVHIKATLLGTLLSVVLITYVFRFQDFSKGLFVIDWLGLTGLVLLTRGSFRLFMDAMKRSSLKGDRVLLYGAGRGGEILLREIMNNKHRHLVPAGFLDDDPMKAGKRLQGYPVHAAQGDLDALLAKEEVRGIIIAYINPSEQNMARLREICRKNQLFLKKFSVCIEDVEV